Proteins encoded together in one Kutzneria kofuensis window:
- a CDS encoding ribonuclease domain-containing protein — MSYLTSRAVKALLALAIAVLGAVGLATVSTAAPVAHPAAAQVACGNTSSYKKVNLSSLPAQAATTVKLIKQGGPFPYPRNDGVVFRNDEHILPLCSAGYYHEYTVPTPGSSTRGARRMITGSAGEYFYTGDHYASFSLVDINR; from the coding sequence ATGAGCTACCTCACGTCACGAGCCGTGAAGGCCCTGCTTGCTCTCGCCATCGCCGTGCTCGGCGCCGTCGGCCTGGCCACCGTCAGCACCGCCGCGCCGGTCGCCCACCCGGCGGCCGCGCAGGTGGCCTGCGGCAACACCAGCAGCTACAAGAAGGTCAACCTGTCCAGCCTGCCCGCCCAGGCCGCGACCACCGTCAAGCTGATCAAACAGGGCGGACCGTTCCCGTACCCCCGCAACGACGGCGTCGTCTTCCGCAACGACGAGCACATCCTGCCCCTGTGCTCCGCCGGCTACTACCACGAGTACACGGTGCCGACGCCCGGCTCCTCCACCCGCGGCGCTCGCCGCATGATCACCGGATCCGCCGGCGAGTACTTCTACACCGGCGACCACTACGCGTCGTTCTCCCTGGTCGACATCAACCGCTGA
- the kdpF gene encoding K(+)-transporting ATPase subunit F: MNGAGVVANAVGGVLALLLLVYLFVALIKPEKF; this comes from the coding sequence GTGAACGGGGCCGGTGTCGTGGCGAACGCCGTCGGCGGCGTGCTCGCCCTGCTGTTGCTCGTCTACCTGTTCGTCGCCCTGATCAAGCCGGAGAAGTTCTGA
- the rnc gene encoding ribonuclease III: MGGKGSRGPAPDRTPLLEALGVQLDAELLVLALTHRSYAYENGGLPPNERLEFLGDAVLGLVVTDHLYRSHPDLPEGQLAKLRASVVNMMALAGVARDLGEGGLGAHLLLGRGEELTGGRDKASILADGLEAMIGAVYLAHGIDVARGLVHRLFDPLLEAAPLKGAGLDWKTSLQELTAAQGLGVPEYRVDDEGPDHRKEFTATVYVGGRALGTGGGRTKKEAEQKAAEAAYTTLKAETPPAEDAAG, from the coding sequence GTGGGAGGTAAGGGATCACGGGGCCCGGCACCGGATCGGACCCCGCTACTTGAGGCGCTCGGTGTTCAGTTGGACGCCGAGCTTCTCGTGTTGGCCCTCACTCACAGGTCCTACGCGTACGAGAACGGCGGCCTGCCGCCGAACGAGCGTCTCGAGTTCCTCGGTGACGCCGTCCTCGGACTCGTGGTGACGGACCACCTCTATCGCAGCCACCCCGACCTGCCCGAGGGGCAGTTGGCGAAGCTGCGCGCGAGCGTGGTGAACATGATGGCGCTGGCCGGCGTGGCCCGCGATCTCGGCGAGGGCGGCCTTGGCGCGCACCTGCTGCTGGGGCGCGGCGAGGAGCTGACCGGCGGCCGTGACAAGGCGAGCATCCTGGCCGACGGCCTCGAGGCGATGATCGGCGCCGTCTACCTGGCGCACGGCATCGACGTGGCCCGGGGCCTGGTGCACCGGCTGTTCGACCCGCTGCTGGAGGCCGCGCCGCTCAAGGGCGCGGGCCTGGACTGGAAGACCAGCCTCCAGGAGCTGACCGCCGCGCAGGGCCTCGGCGTGCCCGAGTACCGGGTCGACGACGAGGGCCCGGACCACCGCAAGGAGTTCACCGCCACCGTGTACGTCGGCGGGCGGGCCCTGGGCACCGGCGGCGGCCGGACCAAGAAGGAAGCCGAGCAGAAGGCGGCCGAGGCCGCCTACACCACGCTCAAGGCCGAGACGCCGCCGGCGGAGGACGCCGCGGGCTGA
- a CDS encoding YceD family protein: MSKQRSHARPQQTAGPWVIDTRDIGRRPGSSRSYHRVAPAPAGLGFPDVMGVEVGSDVVLDLLVESVVEGVLATGTAKAETVGECSRCLDPLSGTVEVRFTELFAYPDSATEATTDEDEVSRLVDDLIDLEPAVRDAVVLALPQVPLCSPDCRGLCAECGVKWAELGPDHAHETIDPRWAALKEKFGGTEEES, encoded by the coding sequence ATGTCTAAGCAACGATCACACGCGCGCCCTCAGCAGACCGCCGGACCCTGGGTCATCGACACCAGGGATATCGGTCGTCGACCCGGCTCCAGCCGCAGCTACCACCGGGTGGCCCCGGCTCCGGCGGGTCTCGGCTTCCCCGATGTCATGGGGGTCGAGGTCGGCAGCGACGTCGTGCTTGACCTGCTGGTCGAGTCGGTAGTGGAGGGCGTCCTCGCCACCGGGACCGCGAAGGCGGAGACGGTCGGCGAGTGCTCGCGGTGTCTTGATCCGCTGTCCGGCACGGTCGAGGTCCGCTTCACCGAGCTGTTCGCCTACCCGGACAGCGCGACCGAGGCGACCACGGACGAAGACGAGGTGTCTCGCCTCGTCGACGACCTCATCGACCTGGAACCGGCGGTGCGCGACGCGGTTGTGCTCGCGCTGCCGCAGGTTCCGCTGTGCTCGCCGGACTGTCGTGGACTGTGCGCCGAGTGCGGCGTCAAGTGGGCCGAACTGGGCCCCGACCACGCGCATGAGACGATTGATCCTCGCTGGGCTGCTCTGAAGGAGAAGTTCGGCGGGACCGAGGAGGAGAGCTAG
- the mutM gene encoding bifunctional DNA-formamidopyrimidine glycosylase/DNA-(apurinic or apyrimidinic site) lyase, with protein sequence MPELPEVEVVRRGLDAHVTGRRITAVEVLHPRATRRHEPGPVDFADRLAGRSVVAASRRGKYLWLELEGAEAVIAHLGMSGQMLVQPEGAADEKHLRVRLRFDDGGPELRFVDQRTFGGLALADLVQVDGTALPAPVAHIARDPMDPAFDADAAVTALRRKRTGVKRALLDQTLVSGVGNIYADESLWRTRLHWARPTEKLTRAQAGELLVAATDVMTEALAAGGTSFDALYVNVNGQSGYFDRALAVYGQEGKACRRCGSVIRRDPFMNRSSFSCPKCQPMPRNPHI encoded by the coding sequence ATGCCGGAGTTGCCCGAGGTCGAAGTCGTCCGCCGTGGCCTGGACGCGCACGTCACCGGTCGGCGGATCACGGCCGTCGAGGTGCTGCACCCGCGGGCGACCCGCCGGCACGAGCCCGGTCCCGTCGACTTCGCCGACCGGCTGGCCGGCCGGTCCGTGGTGGCGGCCAGCCGCCGCGGCAAGTACCTGTGGCTGGAGCTCGAAGGCGCCGAGGCGGTCATCGCTCACCTCGGCATGAGCGGCCAGATGCTGGTGCAGCCCGAGGGAGCCGCCGACGAGAAGCACCTGCGGGTCCGGCTGCGCTTCGACGACGGCGGCCCGGAGCTGCGCTTCGTCGACCAGCGCACGTTCGGCGGCCTGGCCCTGGCCGACCTGGTCCAGGTGGACGGCACCGCCCTGCCGGCCCCGGTCGCGCACATCGCCCGCGACCCGATGGACCCCGCCTTCGACGCCGACGCGGCCGTGACCGCGTTGCGGCGCAAGCGCACCGGCGTGAAGCGTGCGTTGCTCGACCAGACGCTCGTGTCCGGTGTGGGCAACATCTACGCCGACGAGTCGTTGTGGCGCACCAGGTTGCACTGGGCGCGGCCGACGGAGAAACTGACCCGTGCTCAGGCCGGGGAGCTGCTCGTCGCCGCCACCGACGTGATGACCGAGGCCCTCGCCGCCGGCGGCACCTCCTTCGACGCCTTGTACGTCAACGTGAACGGCCAGTCCGGCTACTTCGACCGGGCCCTGGCCGTGTACGGCCAAGAGGGCAAGGCGTGTCGGCGGTGCGGCAGCGTCATCCGCCGTGACCCCTTCATGAACCGCTCCTCCTTCTCCTGCCCCAAGTGCCAGCCGATGCCGAGGAACCCCCACATCTGA
- a CDS encoding helix-turn-helix transcriptional regulator encodes MARGSLPTEISSFVGRRDDLAALRRLLSSAHLVTVTGAGGVGKTRLSLRVAHELRRSFADGAWWADLSTLHVGADAQLVSETIAKGLGVHDHSTRATLDLLLDHVRDRRLLLVLDNCEHLVDTVGPIVQAMLSAAAGLRVIATSRQPLAIAGEHVVDLRPLTSEAVDLLVDRMRATMPDFEPSGSDRDTALRLCQRLEGLPLAIELAAAQLRSIGMATMLERLDDRFRLLTGLAAALDWSYQLCTEHQRLLWARLSVFAGDLDLAAAEQVCADERLPREDVLAALAGLAERSLLTSEHRGGRVRYRMLETIREYGAGKLAELDDPEAVRTRHRDYFRWLAREAATHWLGPEELRWLERIRAELPNVLASMDWSLRTPGESVAALDMAISLVQSHCWYVIGGLGEGLRWLRLALASGEPQPRPLRAIGLARASMIATFLGEPALAAELMPDTGDDLADANTLTAMAIRAWIVEVDPSAVVGYLTRARDLYAKLGVDGGVFSADMWLAWNGPAENLEAACEELVARAESRQAGYSLASALWTLGAARMRTDPERAIPLVEDALRRFQAVDDMWGCGWTMETLSWAYAAAGHHERAALLMGASGQLWSDIGLRLYRPGPFAVGHQRAATMLKEALGERAFEAAMDEGAELGFDRAVAMGSRVGLPMRSVAPPTPELTAREREVAELVAAGLTNPQIAAKLFLGSRTVQTHLRSIMNKLGVNNRTQVAAHITQQSIDER; translated from the coding sequence ATGGCGCGCGGATCGCTCCCCACCGAGATCAGCTCGTTCGTCGGGCGGCGTGACGATCTTGCTGCGCTGCGGCGGCTGCTGTCGTCGGCGCACCTGGTGACGGTGACCGGCGCGGGCGGCGTGGGCAAGACCCGGCTGAGCCTGCGGGTCGCGCACGAGCTGCGCCGATCCTTCGCCGACGGCGCGTGGTGGGCGGACCTGTCCACGCTGCACGTCGGCGCCGACGCGCAGCTGGTCAGCGAGACGATCGCCAAGGGCCTCGGCGTCCACGACCACTCCACCCGCGCCACCCTGGACCTGCTGCTCGACCACGTCCGCGACCGGCGGCTGCTGCTCGTGCTGGACAACTGCGAGCACCTCGTCGACACCGTCGGCCCCATCGTGCAGGCCATGCTGTCCGCGGCGGCCGGCCTGCGGGTGATCGCCACCAGCCGGCAGCCGCTGGCCATCGCCGGCGAGCACGTCGTCGACCTGCGCCCGCTTACGTCCGAGGCGGTCGATCTGCTGGTCGACCGGATGCGGGCGACGATGCCGGACTTCGAGCCGTCCGGCAGCGACCGGGACACGGCGCTGCGGCTGTGCCAGCGGCTGGAGGGGCTGCCGCTGGCGATCGAGCTGGCCGCGGCGCAGCTGCGCTCGATCGGCATGGCCACCATGCTGGAGCGCCTCGACGACCGGTTCCGGCTGCTCACCGGCCTCGCGGCGGCGCTGGACTGGAGCTACCAGCTGTGCACCGAGCACCAGCGGCTGCTGTGGGCGCGGCTGTCGGTGTTCGCGGGCGATCTCGACCTGGCCGCCGCCGAGCAGGTGTGCGCCGACGAGCGGCTGCCACGCGAGGACGTGCTGGCCGCGCTGGCCGGCCTGGCCGAGCGGTCGCTGCTGACCAGCGAGCACCGCGGCGGCCGCGTCCGGTACCGGATGCTGGAGACGATAAGGGAGTACGGCGCCGGCAAGCTGGCCGAGCTGGACGACCCGGAGGCGGTGCGGACCCGGCACCGGGACTACTTCCGGTGGCTCGCCCGCGAGGCCGCCACCCACTGGCTCGGCCCGGAGGAGCTGCGCTGGCTGGAGCGCATCCGGGCCGAGCTGCCCAACGTGCTGGCCTCGATGGACTGGAGCCTTCGCACGCCCGGCGAGTCGGTCGCCGCCCTGGACATGGCGATCTCGCTGGTGCAGTCGCACTGCTGGTACGTGATCGGCGGCCTCGGCGAGGGACTGCGCTGGCTGCGGCTGGCCCTGGCCAGCGGCGAGCCGCAGCCGCGGCCGCTGCGGGCCATCGGCCTGGCCCGGGCGTCGATGATCGCGACGTTCCTCGGCGAGCCAGCGCTGGCGGCCGAGCTGATGCCCGACACCGGGGACGACCTCGCCGATGCGAACACGCTGACGGCGATGGCGATCCGGGCCTGGATCGTGGAGGTCGACCCGTCGGCGGTGGTCGGGTACCTCACCCGGGCCCGCGACCTGTACGCCAAGCTGGGCGTGGACGGCGGGGTGTTCTCCGCCGACATGTGGCTGGCGTGGAACGGTCCGGCGGAGAACCTCGAGGCCGCCTGCGAGGAGCTGGTCGCGCGGGCGGAGAGCCGGCAGGCCGGCTACTCGCTGGCCAGCGCGTTGTGGACGCTCGGCGCGGCCCGTATGCGCACCGATCCGGAGCGGGCGATCCCGCTGGTCGAGGATGCGCTGCGGCGGTTCCAGGCGGTCGACGACATGTGGGGCTGTGGCTGGACCATGGAGACGCTGTCCTGGGCGTACGCCGCGGCCGGCCACCACGAGCGGGCGGCGCTGCTGATGGGCGCCTCCGGCCAGCTGTGGTCGGACATCGGCCTGCGCCTGTACCGGCCGGGTCCGTTCGCGGTCGGGCACCAGCGGGCCGCCACCATGCTCAAGGAGGCACTGGGCGAGCGGGCGTTCGAGGCGGCCATGGACGAGGGCGCCGAGCTCGGCTTCGACCGGGCGGTGGCGATGGGCTCCCGCGTGGGGCTGCCGATGCGGTCGGTGGCGCCGCCCACGCCCGAGCTGACCGCCCGCGAGCGGGAGGTGGCCGAGCTGGTCGCCGCGGGACTGACGAATCCTCAGATCGCGGCGAAGTTGTTCCTCGGCTCGCGAACCGTGCAGACGCACCTGCGCAGCATCATGAACAAGCTCGGCGTCAACAACCGGACCCAGGTCGCCGCGCACATCACCCAGCAGTCCATCGACGAGCGCTGA
- a CDS encoding MarR family winged helix-turn-helix transcriptional regulator, whose amino-acid sequence MTAERQGSDQQQSLQLLISLHRLLRTVRQAAPAGLYPTQLIVLSQLLQCGPMRVGELAAQVPCSQPTATTMVTHLEAMGLVAREPDPSDGRAIQVTLTEQGRETIISVAHGEAEIIAKRLAELTPEEAAQVLAVVPLLDRLSGQRVDQNATK is encoded by the coding sequence GTGACCGCCGAGCGCCAGGGCAGCGATCAGCAGCAGTCGCTCCAGCTGCTGATCTCCCTGCACCGGTTGCTGCGCACGGTCCGCCAGGCCGCGCCCGCCGGGCTGTACCCGACCCAGCTCATCGTGCTTTCCCAACTGCTGCAGTGCGGCCCGATGCGGGTCGGCGAGCTGGCCGCGCAGGTGCCGTGCTCGCAGCCGACCGCGACCACCATGGTCACCCACCTGGAGGCGATGGGCCTGGTCGCCCGCGAGCCGGACCCGTCGGACGGCCGTGCCATCCAGGTGACGCTGACCGAGCAGGGCCGCGAGACGATCATCTCGGTCGCCCACGGCGAGGCGGAGATCATCGCCAAGCGGCTGGCCGAGCTGACGCCCGAGGAGGCCGCCCAGGTGCTGGCGGTGGTGCCGCTGCTGGACCGGCTGTCCGGTCAGCGCGTCGATCAGAACGCGACGAAGTAG
- the coaD gene encoding pantetheine-phosphate adenylyltransferase, translating into MRRAVSPGSYDPVTNGHLDIITRAADVFDELIILVAVNKNKKTLFTVDERVEMIREVTAHLPNVRVDTSHVLLVDYCRANDAKVIVKGQRAVSDFDYELQMAQMNHQLSGVETLFMPTNPLYSFLSSSLVKEVASYHGDVAHLLPEPVHERLMRRLAERA; encoded by the coding sequence ATGAGGCGTGCGGTATCCCCCGGCTCCTACGACCCGGTGACCAACGGCCACCTGGACATCATCACCCGTGCCGCCGACGTCTTCGACGAGTTGATCATCCTGGTGGCGGTCAACAAGAACAAGAAGACCCTGTTCACGGTGGACGAGCGCGTGGAGATGATCCGCGAGGTCACCGCGCACCTGCCCAACGTGCGGGTCGACACCTCGCACGTGCTGCTCGTGGACTACTGCCGGGCCAACGACGCCAAGGTGATCGTGAAGGGCCAGCGCGCGGTCAGCGACTTCGACTACGAGCTCCAGATGGCGCAGATGAACCACCAGCTGTCCGGGGTGGAGACGCTGTTCATGCCGACCAACCCGCTCTACAGCTTCCTGTCCAGCTCGCTGGTCAAGGAGGTCGCCAGCTACCACGGCGACGTCGCGCACCTGCTGCCGGAACCGGTCCACGAACGGCTGATGCGGCGGCTCGCCGAACGGGCCTGA
- a CDS encoding PadR family transcriptional regulator: protein MDTSQLLKGVLDLAVLAVLREEDGYGYDVLRRLRQSGLDEVADASVYGTLRRLYKADLLTSYVVPSEEGPHRKYYRVSESGRVRLEESCRTWRTFAKTMDQLLSAS from the coding sequence TTGGACACCAGCCAGCTGCTCAAGGGCGTCCTGGACCTCGCGGTCCTGGCCGTGCTCCGGGAGGAGGACGGCTACGGCTACGACGTGCTGCGCCGGCTGCGCCAGAGTGGCCTGGACGAGGTGGCCGACGCCTCCGTGTACGGCACGCTGCGCCGGCTGTACAAGGCCGACCTGCTCACCTCCTACGTCGTGCCGAGCGAGGAGGGACCGCACCGCAAGTACTACCGCGTCAGCGAGTCGGGACGCGTTCGACTGGAGGAGTCGTGCAGGACGTGGCGGACGTTCGCGAAGACGATGGATCAACTACTGAGCGCTTCCTGA
- a CDS encoding DivIVA domain-containing protein translates to MYRVFEALDELVTIVEEARGVPMTSGCVVPRGDLLELLDDIRDAIPRELDDAQDVLDHRDSMISKAQHESEQGVGKAREESERMLAEARAEAERMVADARAHAERLVAEAEDEAERVVTAGRHEYEDLTSRARAEADRMVQAGRASYERAVEDGRNEQHRLVQQTEVVQAAHAESARILDAATGEANRLRGECDAYVDAKLADFEDLLAHTLRTVGKGRASLRAPMTSSSASGAPFDYARD, encoded by the coding sequence GTGTACCGGGTGTTCGAGGCCCTCGACGAACTCGTCACGATTGTCGAGGAAGCGCGCGGCGTGCCGATGACCTCCGGCTGTGTCGTGCCCCGTGGCGACCTGCTTGAGCTGCTCGACGACATCAGGGACGCCATTCCCCGCGAGCTGGACGACGCGCAGGACGTGCTCGACCACCGCGACAGCATGATCTCCAAGGCCCAGCACGAGAGCGAGCAGGGCGTCGGCAAGGCCCGCGAGGAGTCCGAGCGGATGCTGGCCGAGGCCCGCGCCGAGGCCGAGCGCATGGTCGCCGACGCCCGCGCGCACGCCGAGCGGCTGGTCGCCGAGGCCGAGGACGAGGCCGAGCGGGTCGTCACCGCCGGCCGGCACGAGTACGAGGACCTGACCAGCCGGGCCCGTGCCGAGGCCGACCGCATGGTGCAGGCCGGCCGCGCCTCCTACGAGCGGGCCGTCGAGGACGGCCGCAACGAGCAGCACCGGCTCGTCCAGCAGACCGAGGTCGTGCAGGCCGCGCACGCGGAGTCCGCGCGCATCCTGGACGCCGCCACCGGCGAGGCCAACCGCCTGCGCGGCGAGTGCGACGCCTACGTCGACGCCAAGCTGGCCGACTTCGAGGACCTGCTGGCCCACACGCTGCGCACCGTGGGCAAGGGCCGGGCCAGCCTGCGCGCCCCGATGACCAGCAGCAGCGCCTCCGGCGCGCCCTTCGACTACGCACGGGACTGA
- the rsmD gene encoding 16S rRNA (guanine(966)-N(2))-methyltransferase RsmD, with translation MTRIVAGAAGGRRLEVPPSGTRPTSDRVREALFSALEAAVDLDGARVLDLYAGSGALGLEALSRGATKATFVESDRRAADILRRNTKALGLPGADVRHGTVQSVLATTPGDRYDVIFVDPPYALGERELGEVLEALRSWAAEEATLVVERSSRGEDPSWPEGVEPIRSKKYGETTLHWAVITATR, from the coding sequence GTGACCAGGATCGTGGCCGGCGCGGCCGGGGGACGTCGGCTGGAGGTGCCGCCCAGCGGCACCCGCCCGACCTCGGACCGTGTCCGGGAGGCACTGTTCAGCGCGTTGGAGGCGGCGGTCGACCTGGACGGCGCGCGGGTGCTCGACCTGTATGCCGGTTCGGGCGCACTGGGGCTGGAGGCGCTGTCGCGTGGCGCGACGAAGGCGACCTTCGTGGAGTCCGACCGCCGTGCGGCCGACATCCTCCGCCGCAACACCAAGGCCCTCGGGCTGCCTGGCGCCGACGTGCGGCACGGCACCGTGCAGTCGGTGCTGGCCACGACTCCGGGCGACCGCTACGACGTGATCTTCGTCGACCCGCCGTACGCGCTGGGGGAGCGGGAACTGGGCGAGGTCCTGGAAGCCCTGCGGTCCTGGGCCGCTGAGGAGGCGACGCTCGTGGTGGAACGGTCCTCCCGCGGGGAGGATCCCAGTTGGCCCGAGGGCGTGGAACCGATCCGCAGCAAGAAGTACGGGGAGACCACGCTGCACTGGGCCGTGATCACCGCCACGCGGTGA
- the rpmF gene encoding 50S ribosomal protein L32 yields the protein MAVPKRKMSRSNTRTRRSQWKAVAPNLVACSNRACRQPKLPHIACPACGQYDGRQVVQPA from the coding sequence GTGGCCGTCCCGAAGCGGAAGATGTCCCGCTCCAACACCCGTACGCGCCGTTCGCAGTGGAAGGCCGTCGCCCCGAACCTGGTGGCCTGCTCCAACCGCGCCTGCCGCCAGCCGAAGCTGCCGCACATCGCGTGCCCGGCCTGCGGCCAGTACGACGGCCGCCAGGTCGTCCAGCCGGCCTGA
- a CDS encoding HAAS signaling domain-containing protein — protein MADVREDDGSTTERFLTRMRAALSDLPPAEVDELLEDTEEHVRELAREHGEDQLELRLGSPEAYAAELRSAAGYPPPPEPEQPAQQPKTPRNDGVEVLALAGLIVTTASAMLFGASIRSYHSMPLFLLTGLVGLAISLPMLVRGPGALHGIAELPTVRALTPYLTPDESTLTGKVLAYVYSLQPAWWLLRVLPIVLLSRAGLVGLVVLGLPAAVISILVGHYSRVDRRLLWLVVPGNALVGTILLYYFVAF, from the coding sequence GTGGCGGACGTTCGCGAAGACGATGGATCAACTACTGAGCGCTTCCTGACCCGGATGCGGGCCGCCCTGTCCGATCTGCCGCCGGCGGAGGTGGACGAGCTGCTCGAGGACACCGAGGAGCACGTCCGCGAGCTGGCGCGGGAGCACGGCGAGGACCAGCTGGAGCTGCGTCTGGGCAGTCCGGAGGCGTACGCGGCGGAGCTGCGCTCGGCGGCCGGCTACCCGCCCCCGCCCGAGCCGGAGCAGCCCGCCCAGCAGCCCAAGACGCCGCGCAACGACGGCGTCGAGGTGCTGGCGCTGGCCGGCCTGATCGTCACCACCGCCAGCGCGATGCTGTTCGGCGCGTCGATCCGCAGCTACCACTCGATGCCGCTGTTCCTGCTGACCGGGCTGGTCGGCCTGGCCATCTCGCTGCCGATGCTGGTTCGCGGCCCCGGCGCCCTGCACGGCATCGCCGAGTTGCCGACGGTCCGGGCGCTGACCCCGTACCTGACGCCGGACGAGTCCACGCTGACCGGCAAGGTGCTGGCCTACGTCTACAGCCTGCAGCCGGCCTGGTGGCTGCTGCGGGTGCTGCCGATCGTGCTGCTCAGCCGGGCCGGCCTGGTCGGGCTGGTCGTCCTGGGCCTGCCGGCGGCGGTGATCTCGATCCTGGTCGGCCACTACAGCCGAGTCGACCGCCGCCTGCTGTGGCTGGTGGTGCCGGGCAACGCGCTGGTCGGCACGATCCTGCTGTACTACTTCGTCGCGTTCTGA